From a single Candidatus Baltobacteraceae bacterium genomic region:
- a CDS encoding DNA internalization-related competence protein ComEC/Rec2, which yields MLSAYTSARVFRVVALGALVAAALLCSYVRSHARNPVRESRTARFSGVLLAAHADGEGGSSYTFAIDRGPRTLVSLPDLLPSGSRVVIRGRLEPLDGARNPGETSERVIEGEHGIDARLESAHLIAVLGGDSSWQAALARVRATAHAALQTRLGEPAASIVAGELWGERAQLPPDLRAEFQESGTVHVLVTAGLHVGLVALVVAWCCAQLRAPRLVACGAGIVAVWAFAAFSGLELPALRAATMATCALAARACGRAAFSWNTLILAAAVVIAAIPGSVAAPSFWLSFCCVGAIFALGGTIDDALHDRVILPHRVREALVLTLATQLGTWPITAAIFLQWSSYALVANLAVVPCVPLTMLLGAAQLALGWCAPLAQACANINGWIIAWTIGVVRTLGALPAASVVMTPAPLWCIALYECALLAAAPLMRRGGATPALAFALTATALVLWPPQAFAPQLKITVLDVGQADAIVIETPAHHAILVDAGGRLERGAQGDDSVAERVGERIVVPFLIREGIHQLDALIVSHPHGDHVGGCSPVLRKLRVAEIADSGQTYGGHAYHDCLDTAHAERVPIVYPRAGEVWRTGDGVTLQFIGPQLPFVGGRNAINENSIAFILTYRRFRMLFTGDAGSLAEQRFLDEGIDLHADVLKVGHHGSAYGSSPAFITAVHPRYAIISVGRHNIFGHPAPSTIETLERAGAQVYRTDENGATIVTSDGDPASTVVTEDLALRADDNDEQHDLLLFD from the coding sequence ATGCTTTCAGCTTACACCTCGGCCCGCGTCTTTCGCGTCGTCGCGCTGGGCGCCCTCGTCGCCGCTGCGCTCCTATGCTCGTACGTCCGTTCGCACGCGCGCAACCCGGTGCGAGAATCACGAACGGCGCGCTTTAGCGGAGTCCTGCTCGCGGCGCATGCCGATGGCGAAGGCGGCAGCAGCTACACCTTTGCAATCGATCGCGGCCCACGCACGCTCGTCTCATTGCCGGATCTCCTGCCAAGCGGTTCGCGCGTCGTCATTCGCGGACGCCTCGAACCACTCGATGGCGCGCGCAATCCCGGCGAAACCTCCGAACGCGTGATCGAAGGCGAGCACGGCATCGACGCGCGGCTCGAAAGCGCGCACCTCATCGCCGTTCTTGGCGGCGATTCGTCCTGGCAAGCCGCTCTCGCGCGCGTGCGCGCGACCGCGCATGCGGCACTGCAAACGCGGCTCGGTGAACCGGCCGCGTCGATCGTGGCCGGCGAACTGTGGGGCGAGCGCGCTCAACTGCCGCCCGATTTACGCGCCGAGTTTCAAGAAAGCGGGACGGTACACGTGCTCGTGACCGCCGGGCTCCACGTGGGGCTGGTCGCGCTGGTCGTTGCATGGTGTTGCGCGCAGCTGCGAGCGCCGCGTCTGGTTGCGTGCGGTGCGGGCATCGTCGCGGTCTGGGCGTTTGCGGCGTTTAGCGGACTCGAACTGCCGGCGCTGCGCGCAGCGACGATGGCGACCTGCGCGCTCGCCGCCCGCGCCTGCGGCCGCGCCGCGTTCTCGTGGAACACGCTGATCCTTGCCGCGGCGGTGGTGATCGCGGCGATCCCAGGCAGCGTCGCGGCGCCCTCGTTCTGGCTCTCGTTCTGCTGCGTCGGCGCGATCTTCGCGCTTGGCGGCACGATCGACGACGCGCTGCACGACCGTGTGATATTGCCGCACCGCGTACGCGAGGCGCTCGTGCTCACGCTCGCAACGCAGCTCGGCACGTGGCCGATTACGGCCGCGATCTTCTTGCAGTGGTCGAGCTACGCGCTGGTTGCGAACTTGGCGGTGGTCCCGTGCGTGCCGCTCACGATGCTGCTCGGTGCCGCGCAGCTTGCGCTCGGATGGTGTGCACCGCTCGCGCAGGCGTGCGCGAATATCAACGGTTGGATCATCGCGTGGACGATCGGGGTGGTGCGCACGCTCGGTGCACTGCCCGCCGCTTCCGTAGTCATGACGCCGGCACCGCTGTGGTGCATCGCGCTCTACGAGTGCGCGCTCCTCGCCGCGGCCCCGCTCATGCGCCGCGGCGGCGCGACGCCCGCGCTGGCGTTCGCACTGACGGCCACCGCGCTCGTGCTCTGGCCGCCGCAAGCGTTTGCGCCGCAACTGAAGATCACGGTGCTCGATGTCGGGCAAGCTGACGCCATCGTCATCGAAACACCCGCGCATCACGCGATTCTCGTCGACGCCGGCGGCCGTCTCGAACGAGGAGCGCAAGGTGATGATTCGGTCGCCGAACGCGTCGGCGAGCGGATCGTGGTACCGTTTCTCATTCGTGAGGGAATCCACCAACTCGATGCACTGATTGTATCGCATCCTCATGGCGACCATGTCGGCGGGTGTTCGCCGGTGTTGCGGAAATTACGCGTTGCGGAAATCGCCGATAGCGGTCAGACGTACGGCGGACACGCGTATCACGATTGTCTCGACACCGCGCATGCTGAGCGCGTGCCGATCGTGTATCCGCGCGCCGGTGAGGTGTGGCGCACCGGCGACGGCGTAACGCTGCAATTCATCGGACCGCAATTGCCATTCGTGGGCGGCCGTAATGCAATCAACGAGAACTCGATCGCATTCATCCTGACGTATAGGCGCTTTCGGATGCTCTTCACCGGTGATGCCGGCAGCCTCGCCGAGCAACGCTTCTTGGATGAGGGGATCGATCTGCACGCCGATGTCCTGAAGGTCGGCCACCACGGTTCAGCCTACGGATCATCGCCGGCATTCATCACCGCCGTCCATCCGCGCTACGCGATCATCTCCGTCGGACGTCATAACATCTTCGGCCATCCGGCGCCGTCGACGATCGAGACGCTCGAACGCGCCGGGGCACAGGTCTACCGTACCGACGAGAATGGCGCTACAATCGTAACCAGCGACGGTGATCCGGCCTCTACCGTGGTCACCGAGGATTTAGCTTTGCGAGCCGACGATAACGATGAACAGCACGACCTCTTGCTATTCGACTAA
- a CDS encoding NAD-dependent epimerase/dehydratase family protein, which produces MRIIVTGGAGFIGSHIVDAYLAAGHDVLALDSLWEHGGGRRINVPERASFVHMDIRDEGIARIFKEFKPDIVSHHAAQHSVAISSRDPKYDADVNVLGLLNILDHAVKANVKKIIFASSGATFGTPERLPMTEATPQRPTSPYGITKMVAEHYLRFYKAEKGLDFTALRYGNVYGPRQDPNGEAGVISIFIGKFLKHEGVRIDWDGDQTRDYVYVKDVAQLNVLALEKGSGGCYVIGTNVRTSVNEIYRVLVQISGFEPARALAPKRPGDARDAQFDPMLAKRELGWKPQTKLADGMRETYEYFKALVPALG; this is translated from the coding sequence GTGCGTATCATCGTGACCGGCGGGGCCGGTTTCATCGGGTCACATATCGTCGATGCCTATCTCGCCGCCGGGCACGACGTGCTCGCACTCGACTCGCTCTGGGAGCATGGAGGCGGTCGGCGCATCAACGTGCCGGAGCGCGCGAGCTTCGTCCACATGGATATTCGCGACGAAGGCATCGCGCGAATCTTCAAAGAGTTCAAGCCGGACATCGTGAGCCATCACGCCGCGCAACATTCGGTCGCGATCTCTTCGCGCGATCCGAAGTACGACGCGGACGTCAACGTGCTGGGGCTGCTCAACATCCTCGACCACGCGGTCAAGGCGAACGTCAAAAAAATCATCTTCGCCTCCAGCGGCGCGACCTTCGGAACGCCGGAGCGCCTTCCGATGACCGAGGCGACCCCGCAGCGCCCAACCTCGCCGTACGGCATCACCAAGATGGTCGCCGAGCACTACCTGCGTTTCTACAAAGCCGAGAAGGGCCTCGATTTCACGGCGCTGCGCTACGGCAACGTCTACGGTCCGCGGCAAGATCCCAACGGCGAGGCCGGCGTGATCTCGATCTTCATCGGCAAATTTCTCAAGCACGAGGGCGTGCGCATCGATTGGGACGGCGATCAAACGCGCGACTACGTCTATGTGAAAGACGTCGCACAGCTCAACGTCCTCGCGCTCGAGAAAGGTTCGGGCGGCTGCTACGTGATCGGCACCAACGTGCGCACCAGCGTCAACGAGATCTATCGTGTGCTCGTTCAGATCAGCGGCTTTGAACCCGCGCGCGCGCTGGCGCCGAAACGCCCGGGCGACGCCCGCGATGCGCAGTTCGATCCGATGCTCGCCAAACGCGAACTCGGCTGGAAGCCCCAGACCAAGCTGGCGGACGGGATGCGCGAGACCTACGAGTATTTCAAGGCGCTGGTTCCTGCTCTCGGCTGA
- a CDS encoding FAD-dependent oxidoreductase yields the protein MNASRRLDVRACIVGGGPAGVVLGYLLARAGHSVAILEKHVDFLRDFRGDTVHPSTMTVLDELGLLDEFLRQPHSEIRQIAGHVGKDTIVIGDFSHVPAKTKFLAIMPQWDFLNFLSSKARAHPGFALLMKTEATDVIRDGTRVAGVRAKDEQGELEIHADVVVACDGRTSTMRSVVGEKPRDLGAPMDVFWMRLSRRPGDRNAALGYVGAGSILVLIDRDDYWQCGYVIAKGSAEAVRSRGLDAFRAELAAMAPVIAGRVGEITSWEDVKLLSVAVDRLARWYVPGLLFIGDAAHAMSPIGGVGINLAVQDAVAAANTLGAALKRSGSVTEAVLAAVQRRRMFPTVMTQGLQVLIQRRIVAAVLGSRTPPVRAPLAIRVLTSIPGFRRIPAYIVGIGFRPEHVSREQEPAP from the coding sequence TTGAACGCGAGCCGCCGGCTCGACGTTCGCGCGTGCATCGTCGGCGGCGGCCCGGCCGGCGTCGTGCTCGGCTACCTGCTGGCGCGCGCCGGCCATTCGGTCGCAATTTTGGAGAAGCACGTCGACTTCTTACGCGACTTTCGCGGCGATACGGTGCACCCGTCGACGATGACCGTGCTCGACGAGCTCGGCCTGCTCGACGAATTTCTCCGGCAGCCGCACTCCGAGATCAGGCAAATCGCCGGTCACGTCGGTAAAGACACGATCGTGATCGGAGACTTCTCGCACGTCCCCGCCAAGACGAAGTTCCTGGCGATCATGCCGCAATGGGATTTCTTGAACTTCCTTTCCTCGAAGGCGCGCGCCCATCCGGGCTTTGCGTTGTTGATGAAGACCGAAGCCACGGACGTCATCCGCGACGGTACCCGCGTCGCCGGCGTCCGCGCCAAGGACGAGCAGGGCGAACTGGAAATCCACGCCGACGTCGTGGTCGCGTGCGACGGGCGCACCTCGACGATGCGCAGCGTGGTTGGCGAGAAGCCGCGCGATCTCGGCGCGCCGATGGACGTGTTTTGGATGCGTCTCTCGCGGCGGCCGGGCGATCGAAACGCGGCGCTCGGCTACGTGGGCGCCGGTTCGATCCTCGTCTTGATCGATCGCGACGACTATTGGCAGTGCGGCTACGTGATCGCGAAGGGAAGCGCGGAAGCGGTGCGGTCGCGCGGGCTCGACGCGTTCCGCGCCGAGCTTGCAGCGATGGCGCCGGTCATCGCCGGCCGGGTCGGCGAGATCACGAGCTGGGAGGACGTCAAGCTGCTCTCGGTCGCCGTCGACCGGCTCGCGCGCTGGTACGTTCCGGGCTTGCTCTTCATCGGCGATGCAGCCCATGCGATGTCGCCGATCGGCGGCGTCGGCATCAATCTCGCCGTCCAGGATGCGGTCGCCGCCGCGAACACGCTCGGTGCGGCGCTGAAACGATCCGGGTCCGTGACCGAGGCCGTACTCGCAGCCGTGCAGCGGCGGCGAATGTTCCCGACCGTGATGACGCAGGGATTACAAGTGCTGATTCAACGCCGGATCGTTGCGGCGGTGTTGGGCTCGCGCACACCGCCCGTGCGTGCGCCGCTCGCGATTCGCGTGCTGACCTCGATCCCGGGCTTTCGCCGCATCCCCGCATACATCGTAGGCATCGGCTTCCGCCCGGAACACGTCAGCCGAGAGCAGGAACCAGCGCCTTGA
- the leuS gene encoding leucine--tRNA ligase, with the protein MAESYDFRTIERTWQARWEREGIYRARDDDPRPKYYVLEMLPYPSGDLHVGHAKNYVLGDAIARTMRMLGYNVLHPMGWDAFGLPAENAAIQRGIEPAAWTRSNIENMRRQLRLMGTGYDWSREIATCLPDYYRWNQWLFLRLYEHGLAYKREAPVNWCPHDQTVLANEQVIDGRCWRCGHMVERRNLSQWFLKITAYADRLLASLDELTGWPERTKTMQRNWIGRSEGVQFGFAVDGLDARIDVFTTRIDTVYGVTFLAIAPEHPLVERLKRTVSPKHVAEIERFAEGLRSKSELERTSLMEKDGRFTGAFAINPLSHERVPIWVTNYVLAEYGTGAVMGVPAHDERDFDFARKHGLPIVQVIVRPGQEVREPLEAAFVDDGRLVASDDYSGMSSERARTALGERLNAMGVGRTTINFRFRDWLVSRQRYWGTPIPIVYCEVCGELPVPEEQLPVLLPDDVPITGEGSPLARDPAFINTSCPKCGGPARRESDTMDTFFESSWYYLRYLDPHNANAPWKHELARHWMNVDQYIGGAEHTVLHLLYSRFFYKFFHDQGWVGTADEPFQRLFHQGMVLYNGEKMSKSRGNVIGIDETAEINGVDAMRLFLLYVTPPEDTSDWTDEGISGRVRFLNRVWRATEPYAGAARTVSPRKLPRAGTPEEKTLVRAVHVVAKSAIDETSSRRFHFNTTIAKLDELVNAMTVAAQRIAESPAFLYSVHALPLLLAPYAPHIADELWSRLGHERSIHLERVIEPDDAALALDEITLVVQVNGKIRARINAPPGIGEDEAFALALAEPNVLAQIGDRELRKRIYVPDKLVNLVAG; encoded by the coding sequence ATGGCCGAGAGCTACGACTTCCGCACGATCGAACGCACCTGGCAAGCGCGCTGGGAACGTGAGGGCATCTATCGCGCCCGCGACGACGACCCGCGCCCGAAATATTACGTGCTCGAGATGCTGCCGTATCCGTCGGGCGATCTGCACGTCGGCCATGCCAAGAATTACGTGCTGGGTGATGCGATCGCGCGGACGATGCGCATGCTCGGCTACAACGTCTTGCACCCGATGGGATGGGACGCATTCGGACTGCCGGCCGAAAACGCGGCCATTCAGCGCGGCATCGAACCCGCGGCCTGGACGCGCTCGAACATCGAGAACATGCGGCGTCAGCTCCGGTTGATGGGAACCGGTTATGACTGGAGCCGCGAGATCGCGACGTGCCTGCCCGACTACTATCGCTGGAACCAGTGGCTGTTCTTGCGGCTCTACGAACACGGCCTAGCGTACAAGCGTGAAGCGCCGGTCAATTGGTGTCCGCACGATCAAACCGTGCTCGCCAACGAGCAGGTGATCGACGGCCGCTGCTGGCGCTGCGGTCATATGGTCGAGCGGCGCAACCTCTCGCAGTGGTTCCTGAAGATCACGGCCTACGCCGATCGTTTACTAGCCTCGCTCGATGAGCTCACCGGTTGGCCCGAGCGCACGAAAACGATGCAGCGTAACTGGATCGGGCGCAGCGAAGGCGTGCAGTTCGGGTTTGCCGTCGACGGCCTCGACGCGCGCATCGACGTCTTCACCACCCGCATCGACACGGTCTACGGCGTCACGTTTCTCGCAATCGCGCCCGAGCATCCGTTGGTCGAACGGCTCAAGCGGACGGTCTCACCCAAACACGTCGCCGAGATCGAGCGCTTTGCCGAAGGCTTGCGCTCGAAATCCGAACTCGAGCGCACCAGCCTGATGGAGAAAGACGGCCGCTTCACCGGGGCGTTCGCGATCAATCCGCTCTCGCACGAGCGCGTGCCGATCTGGGTCACCAACTACGTGCTGGCCGAATACGGTACCGGCGCCGTGATGGGCGTGCCCGCGCACGACGAACGCGATTTCGATTTTGCGCGAAAGCACGGCCTGCCGATCGTCCAAGTCATCGTGCGTCCCGGGCAGGAGGTGCGCGAACCGCTCGAAGCGGCGTTCGTCGACGACGGACGGCTGGTGGCGAGCGACGATTACAGCGGCATGTCGAGCGAACGCGCGCGCACCGCGCTCGGTGAACGATTGAACGCGATGGGCGTCGGGCGAACCACGATCAACTTCCGCTTTCGCGACTGGCTGGTTTCGCGCCAGCGCTATTGGGGAACGCCGATTCCGATCGTGTACTGCGAGGTCTGCGGCGAACTTCCCGTTCCCGAAGAGCAGCTGCCCGTGCTCTTGCCCGACGACGTGCCGATCACCGGCGAAGGCTCGCCGCTCGCACGCGATCCGGCCTTCATCAACACGAGCTGTCCGAAATGCGGCGGCCCGGCGCGGCGCGAGAGCGACACGATGGACACGTTCTTCGAATCCTCGTGGTATTACTTACGCTATCTCGATCCCCACAACGCGAACGCGCCGTGGAAGCACGAGCTCGCGCGCCATTGGATGAACGTCGATCAATACATCGGCGGTGCGGAGCATACGGTATTGCACCTGCTCTACTCGCGCTTCTTCTATAAGTTCTTTCACGACCAAGGCTGGGTCGGCACGGCGGACGAGCCGTTCCAGCGGCTGTTCCACCAAGGCATGGTCCTCTACAACGGCGAGAAGATGTCGAAGTCGCGCGGCAACGTGATCGGCATCGACGAGACCGCGGAGATCAACGGCGTCGACGCCATGCGCCTCTTCCTGCTCTACGTCACGCCGCCCGAAGATACGAGCGATTGGACCGACGAAGGCATCAGCGGCCGCGTGCGCTTTCTCAATCGCGTCTGGCGCGCAACCGAGCCGTACGCCGGTGCGGCGCGAACGGTCTCGCCGCGCAAGCTGCCGCGCGCCGGGACACCCGAAGAGAAAACGTTGGTGCGGGCCGTGCACGTGGTCGCGAAGTCGGCGATCGACGAGACCTCCTCGCGCCGCTTCCATTTCAACACGACGATTGCCAAGCTCGACGAATTGGTGAACGCCATGACGGTTGCGGCGCAGCGGATTGCGGAGTCGCCCGCGTTTCTCTATAGCGTGCACGCGCTGCCGCTGCTGCTCGCACCGTACGCACCGCATATCGCCGACGAGTTATGGTCGCGCCTGGGCCACGAGCGCTCGATTCACCTCGAGCGGGTGATCGAGCCGGACGACGCGGCACTCGCGCTCGACGAGATCACGCTCGTCGTCCAAGTCAACGGCAAGATTCGCGCACGCATCAACGCGCCGCCCGGCATCGGCGAGGACGAAGCCTTTGCGCTCGCACTGGCCGAGCCGAACGTGCTCGCCCAGATCGGCGATCGCGAACTGCGCAAACGCATCTACGTACCCGATAAGCTGGTGAACCTGGTGGCTGGTTGA
- a CDS encoding ComEA family DNA-binding protein: MVRIGILAALALLIAAAIWHPAPRPPLAEPAVSPAPTHVHPRRRVRGGPAADAVTLVYVVGAVKRSGLYRLPPGARIDDAVRAAGGLLPKADPAAVNLAAHVEDGDEIQVPLLGQSTRIAANTKRSRSARSRSRAKTHDVVDVNTASAAQIATVPGIGATIAARIVAVREAEGAYASFDQLLDVAGMTESRLERAQPYLHL; encoded by the coding sequence ATGGTACGAATCGGAATTCTCGCCGCCCTCGCGCTGCTGATCGCGGCCGCGATCTGGCATCCGGCGCCCCGCCCGCCGCTGGCCGAGCCGGCGGTATCGCCGGCGCCCACGCACGTCCACCCTCGCCGGCGCGTTCGCGGCGGGCCGGCGGCCGACGCGGTCACGCTCGTGTACGTCGTCGGTGCGGTGAAGCGTTCCGGGCTCTACCGGTTGCCGCCCGGCGCTCGCATCGACGACGCGGTTCGCGCCGCCGGCGGATTGCTACCCAAGGCGGATCCGGCCGCCGTCAATCTTGCCGCGCACGTCGAAGACGGCGACGAGATCCAAGTGCCGCTGCTTGGTCAATCCACTCGAATTGCTGCAAATACCAAGCGATCCCGAAGCGCGCGCTCGCGAAGTCGCGCGAAGACGCACGACGTCGTCGACGTCAATACCGCCTCGGCTGCGCAGATCGCAACGGTACCGGGCATCGGCGCGACGATCGCTGCGCGCATCGTCGCGGTGCGCGAGGCCGAGGGCGCGTACGCAAGCTTCGATCAGCTGCTCGACGTTGCCGGAATGACCGAGAGCCGGCTCGAACGCGCGCAGCCCTACTTGCATCTTTGA
- a CDS encoding AMP-dependent synthetase/ligase: MPDSLPPKETLPTLIRRALADDRSEVVVERVNRSWTPTSSQRMLTRVLDVACAIRAAGLQQGDRVALIAHDCIDWIVADFATLFAGCVVVPIYPTQALDHTAYILQHSEAKLLFVDAAATLERLRSGNMTVPQCVVFDGVGDGSLAAFEARGAAIRVAHPELPGEYERDLRPDDLAVLIYTSGTTGVPKGVMLSHDNLGFDAQSALQYGMEGEHEGENVLSVLPYSHIYEHTMIYIYLLEKVRYNICHDPNDLLTDMQDVRPSYMTSVPRIFERILAGVEGKAMKHGGLQARLVPWAMRVGRDYMAAKTFGPPPSPMLALQYAIAKRLVFDKLRALLGLDRVRHLTSGSAKLHTDIAMTFLAMGVPIMQGYGLTETSPVISTSKLEANEYGAVGKPIPGCEVRIAPDGEVLARGRNIMQGYYRDPEATAQALADGWFHTGDIGEIDAGGYLHITDRKKEIFKTATGKYVSPARVETEIKRSIFVAQAMVVGDGRAYPVALIVPTWDLLRSELNLPAISPEELARRDDVRAFVAAEVRKQTADLASYEQVRYVIVLPREFSVESGELSPSMKIKRRVVEDRYQHLIDELYSTEQRAHSHA, from the coding sequence ATGCCCGACTCTTTGCCGCCTAAGGAAACGCTGCCGACGCTGATCCGGCGCGCGCTCGCGGACGATCGTTCCGAAGTCGTCGTCGAGCGTGTGAACCGGTCGTGGACGCCAACCTCGTCGCAGCGCATGCTCACGCGCGTTCTCGACGTCGCCTGCGCGATTCGCGCCGCGGGACTGCAACAGGGCGATCGCGTCGCGTTGATCGCTCACGATTGCATCGATTGGATCGTCGCCGACTTCGCGACGCTCTTCGCGGGCTGCGTGGTCGTGCCGATCTATCCGACGCAGGCGCTCGATCACACCGCGTATATTTTGCAGCACTCCGAAGCAAAACTGCTCTTCGTCGATGCCGCTGCGACGCTCGAGCGGCTGCGTTCGGGGAATATGACGGTCCCGCAATGCGTCGTGTTCGATGGCGTGGGAGATGGTTCGCTCGCGGCGTTCGAAGCGCGCGGCGCGGCGATTCGCGTCGCGCATCCGGAGCTGCCGGGCGAATACGAACGCGATCTGCGTCCCGATGATCTCGCCGTCCTGATCTACACGTCGGGTACGACCGGAGTCCCCAAGGGCGTCATGCTCTCCCACGACAACCTCGGATTCGACGCGCAGTCGGCACTGCAGTATGGGATGGAGGGCGAGCACGAGGGCGAGAACGTGCTTTCGGTCTTGCCGTATTCGCACATCTACGAGCACACGATGATCTACATCTACCTGCTCGAAAAGGTGCGTTACAACATCTGCCACGATCCGAACGATCTGCTGACCGACATGCAGGACGTGCGCCCGAGCTACATGACCAGCGTGCCGCGCATCTTCGAGCGCATTTTAGCCGGCGTCGAAGGGAAGGCGATGAAGCACGGCGGCTTGCAGGCGCGGCTGGTGCCGTGGGCGATGCGCGTCGGGCGCGACTACATGGCAGCCAAGACCTTTGGCCCGCCCCCGAGTCCCATGCTCGCGCTGCAGTACGCGATCGCGAAGCGGCTCGTTTTCGACAAATTACGGGCGCTGCTCGGTTTGGACCGGGTCCGCCATCTGACCAGTGGAAGCGCAAAACTGCACACGGACATCGCGATGACGTTCTTGGCGATGGGTGTGCCGATCATGCAGGGCTACGGGTTGACCGAAACCTCGCCGGTGATTAGCACGAGCAAACTGGAAGCCAACGAATACGGTGCGGTCGGCAAACCGATTCCCGGCTGCGAGGTGCGCATCGCGCCGGACGGCGAGGTGCTGGCTCGCGGCCGGAACATCATGCAAGGCTACTACCGCGATCCCGAAGCCACCGCGCAGGCGCTCGCCGACGGTTGGTTCCATACGGGTGACATCGGTGAGATCGATGCCGGCGGCTACCTGCACATCACCGATCGCAAAAAAGAAATCTTCAAAACGGCAACCGGCAAGTACGTCTCACCGGCGCGCGTCGAAACCGAAATCAAGCGTTCCATTTTCGTCGCGCAGGCGATGGTCGTCGGCGATGGCCGGGCGTACCCGGTTGCGCTCATCGTTCCAACCTGGGATCTGCTGCGATCGGAGTTGAATCTGCCGGCGATCTCGCCCGAGGAGCTGGCCCGGCGCGACGACGTGCGTGCATTCGTCGCCGCCGAGGTGCGCAAGCAGACGGCCGATCTCGCAAGCTACGAGCAGGTGCGCTACGTCATCGTGCTTCCGCGCGAGTTCAGCGTGGAGAGCGGCGAACTCTCACCGTCGATGAAGATCAAGCGGCGCGTGGTCGAGGATCGGTATCAACATCTGATCGACGAGCTGTATTCGACCGAGCAACGGGCCCACTCGCATGCGTGA
- a CDS encoding PadR family transcriptional regulator yields the protein MRDPLAMSAPSSRRVDDVIRGPIKSKTIFPVLLLHLIHEQPDHGYGLMQRIESICGDLVAVNTNKIYPLLRRLEERGFVSATWDHPTKRSRRVYSITATGEERLAKIKGAMLPYLDSIERAVLRLKKRLYQPMSAHAVSRARPSA from the coding sequence ATGCGTGATCCGTTGGCGATGAGCGCGCCGTCCTCGCGCCGTGTCGACGACGTCATCCGGGGCCCGATCAAGAGCAAAACGATTTTTCCGGTACTGCTGCTGCATCTCATCCACGAGCAGCCCGATCACGGTTACGGGTTGATGCAGCGTATCGAGTCGATTTGCGGTGACCTCGTGGCGGTCAATACGAACAAGATCTATCCGCTGCTGCGGCGGCTGGAAGAGCGCGGGTTCGTTTCGGCGACCTGGGATCACCCCACCAAACGCTCGCGCCGCGTCTACTCGATCACCGCGACCGGTGAGGAGCGTCTGGCCAAGATCAAGGGTGCGATGCTGCCGTACCTCGACTCGATCGAACGCGCAGTGCTCAGGCTCAAGAAACGTCTGTACCAGCCGATGAGCGCACATGCCGTTTCTCGTGCTCGTCCGTCCGCGTGA
- a CDS encoding arginine deiminase-related protein produces MARLLMCAPTHFGVTYDINPWMTRHVGAVTRDAQRQWERLAALLLDVGAATIELVEPQPGLPDIVFTANAALISGRLAVMSSFRYPERRGEETRYRERLSSLGYATTMLEDAFFEGAGDALFDRRLALLYFGYGWRSDRAAAAQLERLCGTRVIGLRLVDPRFYHLDTCLCPLTSGHVIAFMPAFSQKSQALLRMTLGEYLIEVDEGDALGFACNAVEIGDAIVLHRASRELRRRLDAAGYRVFETDLSDFHKAGGSSKCLTLKLDDGPVRKTRARSA; encoded by the coding sequence ATGGCCAGACTCCTCATGTGCGCGCCGACCCACTTCGGGGTCACCTACGATATCAATCCTTGGATGACGCGCCACGTCGGCGCGGTGACGCGGGATGCGCAGCGACAGTGGGAGCGTTTGGCGGCACTGTTGCTCGACGTCGGGGCGGCGACGATCGAACTCGTCGAGCCGCAGCCCGGTCTACCCGACATCGTGTTCACCGCCAATGCCGCGCTGATCAGCGGGCGGCTTGCGGTCATGAGCAGCTTTCGCTACCCGGAGCGGCGCGGCGAAGAGACGCGGTATCGCGAGCGGCTCTCCTCGCTCGGCTACGCGACGACGATGCTCGAGGATGCATTCTTCGAAGGCGCCGGCGACGCGCTCTTCGACCGGCGCTTGGCGCTGCTCTATTTCGGCTACGGTTGGCGCAGCGATCGCGCCGCCGCCGCGCAACTGGAACGTCTGTGCGGCACGCGCGTGATCGGGCTGCGATTAGTCGATCCGCGCTTCTATCACCTGGACACGTGCCTGTGTCCACTGACGAGCGGTCACGTGATCGCATTCATGCCCGCCTTCTCGCAGAAATCGCAAGCGCTCTTGCGCATGACCCTGGGCGAGTATCTCATCGAAGTCGATGAGGGCGATGCGCTCGGCTTTGCCTGCAACGCGGTCGAGATCGGTGACGCGATCGTGCTGCATCGCGCGAGCCGCGAGCTACGCCGGCGTTTGGATGCAGCGGGCTACCGGGTGTTCGAGACCGATCTCTCCGACTTTCATAAGGCCGGCGGATCGTCGAAATGCCTGACGCTCAAACTCGACGATGGGCCGGTGCGAAAGACTAGGGCGAGATCAGCGTGA